In Cotesia glomerata isolate CgM1 linkage group LG3, MPM_Cglom_v2.3, whole genome shotgun sequence, one genomic interval encodes:
- the LOC123261333 gene encoding putative wall-associated receptor kinase-like 16 gives MESIELALSAIALMTVKPFLRGMRTEITETGKIWILAVKYSSRSKIPLCFLVQELKVSSGKDFGKIQCAVKMISLSKSNCISISREICVSQSVDHPNVIKTLGICVETNRLFITMELFTGTTLMNYIFNEYNINCEKLTTDMKHAIGRQICLSINYLHTRANPVIHGDIKPSNILVNPQMVVKVCDMGLSRFAHVTKSLVSTMHHQAQSPKRTLMYMAPEILKNKLPTIKSEVWSLACTLVELYQESSIWEVRFSLAALIRNLRVPPSYGLC, from the exons ATGGAGTCTATAGAGTTGGCATTATCAGCAATTGCACTGATGACTGTGAAACCATTTTTACGTGGTATGAGAACGGAAATTACTGAAACAGGAAAAATTTGGATATTGGCTGTCAAATATAGCTCCAGATCGAAAATACCACTGTGTTTTCTCGTGCAA GAACTCAAGGTGTCGTCCGGAAAGGACTTTGGAAAAATACAGTGTGCCGTGAAAATGATATCCCTCTCTAAGTCGAACTGCATTTCAATATCTAGAGAAATATGCGTTTCGCAGTCTGTCGATCATCCTAATGTTATTAAGACCCTAGGCATTTGTGTGGAAACCAATAGATTGTTTATTACAATGGAACTATTCACTGGTACTACTTTGATGAATTATATATTCAACGAATATAATATAAACTGTGAAAAACTGACTACTGATATGAAACATGCAATAGGTCGACAAATTTGtctatcaataaattatctgCACACTCGAGCTAATCCGGTCATTCATGGAGACATTAAGCCATCCAACATTTTGGTGAATCCTCAGATGGTTGTCAAGGTGTGTGACATGGGACTCAGTAGGTTTGCTCACGTGACGAAGTCCCTCGTCAGCACCATGCATCATCAAGCCCAGTCACCGAAAAGAACCTTGATGTACATGGCTcctgaaattcttaaaaataaattgccaACGATTAAATCTGAAGTATGGTCTCTAGCTTGCACTTTAGTCGAATTATATCAAGAAAGTTCAATCTGGGAG